The Platichthys flesus chromosome 5, fPlaFle2.1, whole genome shotgun sequence genome contains the following window.
tgtgtgtgtgtgtgtgtgtttgcaggagatGAAAGATCAGTTGTCCAGCCCTTCTGCCGTAGCtcaggcagagaagaagaacaggcaGGTTggtgaacacagagagagagagagagaatacatacacacaggaaCAAGTTGCCTTTGTTGTCTACCATCAACAAGGAATGAAATCATGAGATGAGATGCGTCAGGATTGATTGATCACTCAATCATTGCAGTAATTAATCAAAGCACAGACGACTTTTTTACGGCTTAATTCAGCCATTTTCTTTCTATTCTATCTTTCACAGTGTAGTTGATGTGTTGTCAGGGCGCGTACACAACAAATATAAATCACTAATGGCATCCTGTGGTTTGGAAAGTGTTGTCGCCAAAAATGTTTACAGCATTAATCCAACAAACTTTCAAACACGCAGGCCTGTGATGCCTCATTAcaaaactaaacacacaactcatctCCTGGTAACcccatgtctgtctgtgtgtgtgtgtttgtgtgtgtttgtttgtgtgtgtgtgtgtgtgtttgcccagGCTCTGCTGACTTCAACAGGCCAGGACAAGTCAACCAGACTGGAGGCTCATCTGGTGTCCGCGAATTCCAGATACATCCAGGATCAACAGGAACAACAGCAGGTGAATAAAAGAACATgagggaaaggaggagaaaatggACAGAAGCTTAATTAACAATAGTTTagtagaggaagaaaagggttttttgtgAGAAGGAACAGACAAGGAACAGACAAAGAAGAGACAGATGCAGGGTTGATAAAGAAAATGGGGGAAAAGGAGAGATCTCATTTGTGAGGGGTAAATTCCACTGTAGAATAAACATGCAGCAGGACGTGCCACTCAGTAAAATCTATCTTCACTGTCTAATGTgaataaaagacaaatgtgaagatgaggaagacgaggatcTGAGTCTCCTCCTCTACGTTCACACACTGTGAGGAAGAGACGCAGGATTAAAAGCAGGTGCACGGTTTATTTTCGGCGTCAGACTGTGAGACGTCGGTTTCCGTTTCCTGTCCAATGATGAAAGTGTGTCGTCACACATCCGGTGTCAGGTCGTGGTTGAAGTGGTAAATGAATCAAAGACAGATCGTTtgaagaggtgtgtgtctgtgtgtttgtctttatcaCATTGTGGGATCTAAAACCTGATAGCACAGTcacgggcggggggggggagaaggtcAGGATAATGCCCTTTATGATTTTCAGGGTTAAACCCACaatgaacaaaaaacaacattttgtgaTTAGGTGTGCTTAGGCGAGGTAACTCAGTAGTGGCCCCTAGTGGCAGGGGGTGGTACTGCCTAAACACACTTTCCACTTTGAGAACACGCACATCCTCGTCTTTGTGATATTGTGAGGACACCAGACATTGTGACTACATTGTCTATGTGCACGTTTCTTTTGTCTGTAACAGATTATCTGCTATCATAAAGTTAAGCTAACATTGGTTTTAAGCTGATTGAACAAATTAACTGCAAAGACAAGCTAATAAGTATCAGGaataattgtttaatttaaacgTCAAAACTATATCCATAATATTCAcacaaaaaatgtgtgtgcatgtttgtgtagcTCATCGTGCAGGAGCAGGATGAACAGCTGGAGCTGGTGTCGGGCAGCATCAGAGTCCTCAAAGACATGTCAGGACGTATTGGAGATGAGCTGGACGAACAATCAgtgtgagtacacacacacacacacacacacacacacacaagagaagcTCTGATTTAACCCATTGAGACCTGACGGGACAGACGTGTGTACACCTTTAAGACCGAGagcgatgtgtgtgtgcatctcatCCACCGTGTCGTCCTTTTGAAGACACGTGACTGGTGAAAGACAAATCCTGATTCGTGGAAATACTCATGGGAGATGTAGTATGTTTGTTTCCAGCCCCCTTAGGAGCCATGTTTAAGATGGGTTCAACAGAATTTGACCAAGTCTCAGTCATTAGAGacgtgtgagaggaggaggaagaggaatcttggttttatttctttgttttaatgttcaTGAACTTTAAGGAGAAGTCAATGATTTACAATGAAAGCCAATTGTTTAAGCTCTCAAATGTTTATTctgcttcagaggctgagaaatgTAAAGGTTTAGTAAATGTTGCCGATGTTGTCAGCTCTTCAGAAACTCTCAGGTTTTAGgtggtttatatttatatttatattattgtcCTTATgggtcaaaatgtcctctgaAGCCGGACACTCCTGAGGAACCTCTTCaagctgtgtgtttatttgggAAGATTCCTTTTCATGTTTCCTGTAACTTTCCAGTGTCTGGACTTGTTTGGTCAACCGGagaccccacacacacacacacacacacacacacagacacacacacacacacacacacacacacacacacacacacagtgatgtttgtttgttgtagcAGAAAGTGTCAGTGAACGGTGACTAAACACCCTggtgaaaacacactgagggCTGAGCAGAATAAACACAGGCAGCGTGCTCACACACTTCATCAGCTGGTTGTCGTCAGTACACACTGACTCACCTGAAGTCACGAGAAAGGAAACGTTACTACATGTCTTACTTagcagcagcgccctctgcaggcaCACGTGGTCATTCATTCTTTGAGGCTGCGTTTCGTGAATATCTGCGAGAGTTTGTGAGCTGCTAGTTTTAGCCACAGAACAGAAAGGAGACAGCTGAGTGTGAGCAGTATGCACTTAAAGcagagtgttgtgtgtttgtttgtagggTCACTAAAGCTTTTTAATATCCAACAATCACctcatgtttctctttcttctcatgTTAGCATGTTGGGGGACTTTGGAGACGAGATGGACCAGACGTCCTCCCGCATGGACTCGGTcctgaagaagctggagaaggtgTCTCACATGACCAGCAGTaagttatcacacacacaacacacaaacacactaacacacactctgtgaaGAAGACCATTCAGAATGATTCTCTACTTTCAAAGGAGCCCAGTTCCCTTAACTTCAGTAAAGCTGCAGCATATTGTCCACACTCCTCTGATCCTCTCGTCCCTGGTGGAGTAACGAGCTTCGTGTCCCTCGTGTCCCTCGTGTCCCTCAGGTCGGAGGCAGTGGTGCGCCATTGGTGTGCTGGTCACCGTCATGATCGTggtcctcatcctcttcttcactctctgACGCCGATGACCTCCGACCTCTCCACCACACTCACCGACTCCTCCCTGTCTGTGcgggtgggtgggtggatggacAGATAacgggaggaggaagaggctgtctctcctccctcccctccccttccttcctttcttctcaCCGAGGACAAACTGGAGAGACGTCTGGACGCCGTCGTTCTCCTCCATCTGCTTTAAGTGATTCTGGTGAATGTCGGCAGCAGAGtttgagtgggggggggggggggggactcagctgtgtttatgttttcatactgGTACATATTTCGgttaatgtttgaaataaaggtaccgaacggggggggggggtcaggaccTTAAAGCTGTcgggagaaaaacacatttgcaaaGTTCAATATCACCCAGTACAGAACATTCCCCTGCCAGGGCCCGACCGGCCCGACCGGCCCATTAAAACCAGTCAGACCCACTTTGAGTGTCGGCTCATCAAGATCCACGACTTCTCTGAGTGTGTGAACAACACTCCGTGATGAACCACAAACTGAAACCTGTTCAGTGAGTTCTAAGTTTCAAGAAGTCAAacgttttgaaagtattttAGAGCAGCAGTCGAATGATCAAAGAGATGAAGTGACATTAATCTCCTTCTGCGTCTCGGCAggtttcctctttttttttaactgttgaaTCTGTCAAATGTGATGATTCGTGCTTTTAGCTGACAGAAgcagcatggggggggggggggcggtggagGGGCGGGGGCTTATCAGAGTTGccttaaatctatttttatacCGTTATTAAAAGCGCATTCTGTTGATGTGCCTATATGATCGCCAGGCAGTCGTTAAACGGGCAGCCGGGGTCAAATCAGAACAGGAGGGGCTCGTGGTGACCCCGTGTGGCTGATCAGAGGTCAGGCCCGGGCgccgtcctgctgctgcatgAGTCCAGCCCACGATTGGCTGAGGCTCCGTTACTCTCGCCTTGGCTCAGAGCGAATGGGTTTCCCCtgattccttttgtttttttttgagaagCTTCAGCTAATGAGTGGAGGATCAGTTGCTGGGCAGGATGTGTCCACACGCCGCCCAGACTTAGGCCTACAGCGCCCTCCGCTGGAGACGGTCTGCCATGCTTTTCCTTTGTGTCACGTCAGGTAACACTGCCCACATCAGGGTGTGTTGCAGCATATCAACTGAACCTGTCGTTTTGTAAATGAACATTTCTCCTGTACAAAGGCTTGATGCAGTGTCTTGCTTCCATCGACCAGtcacagaaaaactaaatccaCAACGTGCAATCTTATAtctttatttcctgtgtttacCTCTGAGGTCACACCCCCTTTGTTCGATGCAGGCAAGGTTCATGATTTAAGATCTGTCACTGCCACAGCTCTTTTTGATCCAGTAGTTCACGTGTGCTTTCAATGTGCTTTATGTATTCCAGCCTCAAATGTCAAAGTGTGGGAAACTTCAACTAATAAACAATGCAGGTGTGATTTCAGCTCCAGTCGAGTCTTTGTAAGATCTCAGGCTGGTGAAGGTGAAGCCATCGAAATATGAGAGGACTctcagtaaatctgtttctgaaGTTAAAGCTGCTCTCCTGTGTCGTCACTACACGTTCAGCATGATGGTGTGAGATCACATCTGTGTGAGGTCACTTCTTTTTGGTTCTTCATTTTTGTTTAATCCAGATGTGGAGTGTTAGCGTCACTTAGAaggaaataatcaaaatattacaagaataaagtcttTTTCTTACATGTGTGTTATATCTGAATATAAAGTGAATATATTGGGAGAGTTTATCACCGACCTAATCACAATTTTATTCTAGTAACGTGACTTTTATTTCctcaattaaaaatgtattctcGTAATATAACTTTTCAGATACTTAATATTGTTCTTTTCATAATGTGACTCTTTCCTCAATCACAACTTTaatcttgtaatattacaaacagacacaaatatatatctatatatactgtatatgcatACATATAAATGTCCTACTATGGTGTTTCTAATCTGTCGTGAGTCCACAAAGCCTCTGGAAGTAAATTGGTCTCATCAGATTTTGAAATTTTAAAGGCTTTGAATCTCTAGTACAGAATTTGTTTTCTATGAGCACCCAGGTGTTTAATCTGGATTTTGGAAGTTGAGTTTTTGCAACTGAATTTAAGCACCTTCAGAATAATATACTAGAAATTCTTAGGCATTAAAATGTCAGAATCTGACGAGACTCTTTATTTCCATAAGCCTCAGCTAGATGCAATTTCTAAAACCGCCGGTAAtcagttattttaaaatgtgacgAGTGTAAAACAAACCCTGGCGATGTAGAAACTTAACTTCTGGTTAACAATCACTGTGTTTAATGTTCTGAAGTGGTTGACGTGCTCTTTGATGCCAAACAACTGTATCTACTGTTTTACTGCCTccagcaaataaaacattttcaaaaccttTCATTCTTTTCTGTTCTCCTACATTTGAACTTGTGTTATTGAGGATTTCATTTCACATGCACGAGAACAACCGATGCTACTcggcagctgctgctgtcaccgGACAAAGAAATGAGGCGGTCACACATGACTGTTGTTACTGAATGATTCATTGAGATGTTTTATTAAACCTGAAGAAGTTAAATGGCAGTGGCGtatgattattattactattatcattTAATGTGTTCTGGTTTGCTCGGCTCCTTTCCAGTGCACCATCGAGACGTGTTCAGACTTGAGCTGTGTCTTTGTGCGTTTGCTGTATGAACTGAGGCTCTGGGCTCTAGTTCTCTCACTGTCCTGCAGATGTTTGAGGAGTGAGCTTTAATTGAGCTGCACTCTTCAAGATGGAAACCTCATCACAACCTGTTCTGAGAACAGAGGTGACCCTGTGAAGGACACTAACAGGCCCTAACGAACAGGGCACGGCCTCCTGGTGGCTTTCAGAAAGCCCCACGTCATCAGGCAGGAGGCCGACTCGTTCAGATGAGTCACAGACGTCATGTTAAACTCTCCAGGAACAAGAGCATCACACTGGTCACTGACAAGGTTCTTTACGTCCTATCTCATTTCCTGCTAAAATACGATAAGAAAAGCTGAGCTCAGCTGAAAGTGCATAACGGGACAATGTTGCCAACCAGCTGCCTTTTACCTTTTTGCTTTTATACTTTCAAGATTaaggcttcttcttcttcttcttcttcttttctgttcGGTCTacagtggggtgggggtgcACCAACACAGAACCATCTTCTGTGTTGGTGCATCATTCCTATAAAGGTGTCGCCCCTTTTATTGCCCTTTATTCCTCTGTGGGCCCGGATCCACATAGAAGTGGTCACAATATTCATTATGTGAAATCTGAGTCTAGAGATCAAAGCCTCGAGTCTAGATAGTTGTTTGATGTGATAAAGATGCACATGGTCCTTCATAAGCCTAAgaaatattgatattgatattaaacATTTCCAAGACTACATCAAAGGACCATATAAGTCTCATGATTGTCATGGTCCTTTGAATCTTTAGTGTTGGAAATAACTAAAGAGATTTATAAGAAGTTAAACCttgaatttaaaacaatcatCAAACAAACGTTGTTTCAGACGAGCGTCACGATGGAGAATGTCTCACGTGGAGACGGTGCATATACTGACAGAGCTAGTAAGTACTCTGTTCACTCTTCTGTATGGAAACCGACTGACAGATGAAGTCTGTGATAACGTCTGTGATAATGTCTGTGATTCTCAACGTGCAGGAATGCATGTGATCGTCAACGTGCATGGAGATCTGCCTCCAGCCGATCAGGACCTTTACGTGATGGATTATCTAGGCCGACTTGGACTGGGTCAGGCTGACGTAGATATAAATACCAATTATTTGGATTATCGCAATCTTGTAAACAATGAAGACGACAATGGGGCGACTGAAGACTTCGGACATCTTGAGATCGGCGAAGAAACTGAGATGGGCGCAGGTGGTGTGGAGGTTGATGACCCCCCCCTGCCTGAAGAGCCCGAGATaaatgaaagagaggaggatgatgaagaggacgaTAAATTAAGATGGTGGGAAGACATTTATTACGATGATTCAGAGAGTGACAGCGACTTCGAGCCCGACAGCGACGAGGACACGGGCGAGGACAGCTCTCCATCCAGTGATGAAGGTGTTGAGGACGTGGTTCCCAAAGAGGAGGAATCCACGTCCAAGGAGAAGGATGATACAAAAAG
Protein-coding sequences here:
- the LOC133954105 gene encoding syntaxin-10 — its product is MSVEDPFFVVKGEVQKALSRARSLYDRWEELLQDGTQVSRDELDWSTNELRNCLRAIDWDLEDLSETISIVESNPGKFKLEDNELLERRDFVERTRKSVQEMKDQLSSPSAVAQAEKKNRQALLTSTGQDKSTRLEAHLVSANSRYIQDQQEQQQLIVQEQDEQLELVSGSIRVLKDMSGRIGDELDEQSVMLGDFGDEMDQTSSRMDSVLKKLEKVSHMTSSRRQWCAIGVLVTVMIVVLILFFTL